AACTTGAACAAGCTCTCATTGTGTTTCCACTGGTCTCAATCATAAAGTGTACTTCCTGTTAAAATCCTCTACTAGACAAAAggttaaatatatatatatttttttttttaaaaccttttgtCTATCTCTGAaaaatcttcttcttcttgtaaCCCTTTAAATGTGACACAGACTCACTTGTATATGCTGAGATTGTAGATTCTTCGCTTTGTCTGGATCTGTCTTGGACTTCAGCGTGGACCACGAATGTGTAAAGGTTTCCAGGTATCAAACCATGGACCTCTGCGTTCTCATTGTAACTCTCTTTACTCGTATTGTTGACCTTGATAACATAGAAGCTCACGTTTCCATCTGATTTGGTCCAGGCCAGAAAGACAGACGTTTCCGTCACCTTGGTTACAGCGAGGTTTGTGACTTTGTTAGGTActggaataaaagaagaaatgaagcagagaaagagcaagagagagagagtgagcgagTTTTCTGTGAAACCCTTCGTATCTCCAGCAGCAAACAGATTTTTGTTATGTccagttaaatgttaaaaatgtattattactTGTGATGAAATGAATATTATTAAAGCACTGTGGCTTTCACCAATACCACTTATCATTTCTGTAATATAACAGATCAGTAATTTGAAGCTAACCAGTGCAAATGACTTtaaatgagactgttttttaacaacagtcagatgttaCTCACTGGTGTAGAAGGTGACTTCCTGTGGGTTGAGGTCTCGATCACATTTAACAGGGAACACATGGACTGAATAGCGGGTGCCCGCTGTCAGGTTTAAAAGGTCATAGGTCAGATTGGTCAGGTTTAACGTCATTGTAAtgtcacctctgacctctacGCGGTAATGGCTGATGTTTCCAGGTCCCATCAGCCATGAGAGAGTGGCGTTCCCAGTCGTCACATTCGTCACATTGGCTTGGCCAAAGAAACGATCTGTGGTTGGAAATGAGACGACGATCGTTAACTGACAGAGAACCTGAGATTTCcagggaataaaaaaataaataaaatacaaagaaaatgagTAAGGATGCAAAATATGAGTCCTACCTTCATAACAAATAAAAGGCAGAAGCTCTGAGCAGTTCTTTTCAACCCAAGCCCCAAAGCTAAGCATGGCCACACAAGAGTCCTCTATATAGTTCTCATCAGTCTCTGGGACATCGGGCGGCAGCATAGGCGAGCGCACGCATTCTGCTGTGAAGTCCATGTGCGTGGTATTGTTTGTCAAATTTTGGCCAGTGGTGGTGAAGATGCTTGAGTCCGTCACGTTTTCAGTCATGAAATCTCCGAATTCGCTCGTCGTATTTAGGGATATAAATTCTGTGTACGCGGCCAGGCTGGTCGTTGCTGGGGCTGGTGTCGTTGCCGGGCAGGtgcaggagcagctgcagcaggcttgttttggggggggggatttGAACACAGGCCAACCAGGGTACCAGTTCTGGAAAGCAAGGGGATCCCCGTTGGCCCAGCGAGTCCAGAACACAGTAGAGTTGAAGGTGGAGTAGAAATTCTTGCGGAGGCCGATCCAGTGGTCAGAGCTGAGATTACGGGCAATGCCCTGGGTGTTGTCAGGGGTCAGAGTCACCAGATCTTTGAAACAAATCTGAAAGGTGACAGAATTATATGAAAAATGTCTTGTCAGCTACCTCCTGATATCTTTGGATggagccaggctaactgtttccccccagtttccagtctttatgcaaaGCTAACCAGCCGCTGGCTGTAGCCTTACATTTGGCGAACACATGTGACAGTATTTTCCAGTATTTTCACACATTCCCGCCtctttttttgaaaataaaactgaggtTCGTGTTGTACCTGGCAGTGGTTCCTGGCCTCATCCCAAGTGAGATTTCTGGCCTGGGGGAAGTACTCCCGCTCTGCCACACCACACGTCCACATCAgaactgaacagaaacacacagacttcaAGCTAAAATCCAAAAACCAAAGTTTGGTGTTTCACCATATTTGCTTCTACCTttactctgaaaacagctggtgGATAGAAAATTAATGAACAATAATTCTTGTAGTCcgttaacacacacaaaaaggggTTCCTGCTTTTCTTAAGTTCATGTGGTTGTAATTTGGTTATTTTGCGGTTTTACACTGTGACATCTGAAGACGT
The sequence above is drawn from the Toxotes jaculatrix isolate fToxJac2 chromosome 23, fToxJac2.pri, whole genome shotgun sequence genome and encodes:
- the LOC121176723 gene encoding receptor-type tyrosine-protein phosphatase eta, whose product is MRRLSLHIKVCILITLVLMWTCGVAEREYFPQARNLTWDEARNHCQICFKDLVTLTPDNTQGIARNLSSDHWIGLRKNFYSTFNSTVFWTRWANGDPLAFQNWYPGWPVFKSPPPKQACCSCSCTCPATTPAPATTSLAAYTEFISLNTTSEFGDFMTENVTDSSIFTTTGQNLTNNTTHMDFTAECVRSPMLPPDVPETDENYIEDSCVAMLSFGAWVEKNCSELLPFICYEDRFFGQANVTNVTTGNATLSWLMGPGNISHYRVEVRGDITMTLNLTNLTYDLLNLTAGTRYSVHVFPVKCDRDLNPQEVTFYTIPNKVTNLAVTKVTETSVFLAWTKSDGNVSFYVIKVNNTSKESYNENAEVHGLIPGNLYTFVVHAEVQDRSRQSEESTISAYTKPGKVSNLSVSENTNTSLLLTWDPPEGNAMAFRVVAMDDSDNELFNNGEHSSTQTQQEVTGLPMGTRITLSVTALVNGTLEGDNVTVVNYTVPEPISNLTLKSTNNTLNATWIHPGNYSSFTVHLKLGDQIVCSEHGLTQLNKSFYQLKNSANYTVIVYTVSGHLQSPPVEKSKFTLPSPPTDVSVSSSNTTQITFQWKPPEDAGKVTYFVSLNSSFWGYNKSLCVKETSHMFGDLASGTKYSFQVRTMADESRSEAENCSHYTDAEKMEISLSMLCSSSEALHCANGTVKETVFNKLMTYFESRLGDSIFWRLQKKESEKSAT